From the genome of Thermodesulfovibrionales bacterium:
TGTCGAGATCGGCCTCGTTATCGAGCACCTTTTTCAGGACTTCCTCAACCCTATGGAGAAAGCCCTTCAGGGAGTCGAAGCCCATCATGCCGGAGTTCCCCTTCAGCGTATGGAGGGTACCGAGCAGATTCAGGACCACCTCTCTGCTGTAGCCGTTCCTTTCCAGTGATAGGAGTGCTCCGTCAAAGGCGTCGAGATGCCCGTTTGCATCGTCGAGGTAGTCCTGTATAAGCTCTCTATAATCCATGAGAACCGCGTGGTAAGATAATGAATTCCCTCATCATCTTATTGCTGTCAGCAGGGGAGACTTTTTCGCGAGTACTTTTTCTATGAGACCAAAGAGGTCCTCGGACCTGAAGGGTTTCACGACATAACCCCATGCACCAAGCTTCATCGCCCTTATCGTGTCTTCTTCCTTTCCCTCGGTACTGATGACGATTATGGGTACATTACGCAGTACGCTGCTTCCATTCAGCTTTTCGAGGAACTGGATGCCGTTCATGATCGGCATATTGATATCAAGGAGGATGAGATCAAAATCGTTCTCCTTCGAGAGGATCTCGAGACCCTCGAGTCCGTTCATCGCATCCACGAGCCTGAGATCCTTGAATCTCATCAGTATCAGTCGGTACATCTGATGTATCAGCTTGGAATCGTCCACAATCAAGACCTTCTTCAAGGAAGACATCATATCACTCCCTCCCCTTTTTGCTTCGCCACCGGAATGCCGAGGCTTCCGACTGTCTCTAAAATATCGTCCATATCTATCGGCTTTTCATAATA
Proteins encoded in this window:
- a CDS encoding response regulator; this encodes MMSSLKKVLIVDDSKLIHQMYRLILMRFKDLRLVDAMNGLEGLEILSKENDFDLILLDINMPIMNGIQFLEKLNGSSVLRNVPIIVISTEGKEEDTIRAMKLGAWGYVVKPFRSEDLFGLIEKVLAKKSPLLTAIR